The nucleotide window TCCGTGCTCTGGGGAACGCTGGACGGGTCCCAAAATAACGCGAATTCTCAGGAACGAGAACTACATCGGAAACATCATCTACAACCGCCTATCATCGAAGCTCGGAACAAAACGCGTTAAAAATTCTTCCGACAAGTGGGTCCGAAGCGAAGGCTGCATTGAGCCGATCGTTTCGGTGGATGATTTCCTTGCCGCAAGAAAGATCATAGCAGAGCGCCGCGTCGATGGCTTAACCGAAGGAGAGATGTTGGCGCGCTTGCGGCGAACACTGAAAAAGGAGGGGCGCCTTACCCCGACGATCATAAGCAAGACGGTTGATCTTCCGAGTCACCATGTCTACAGGGCGCATTTTGGCACCATGCGTAACGCGTACAGATTGGTCGGTTATCTGCCCGAACGGAACTTCGAGTATATGGACAGCCGATGCATGTGGCTTCATCGGCTGTCTGAACTCCAATCGCAGGTTGCTACACAAATCAAGAAAGCGGGAGGACAAGTTGTCCTCAATGGATTAGCCGATGGCTTGCGAGTAAACGGGATGGTTAACATCTATTTCCGCATAGCGCAGATAGAACACCCGGCCCGAGATCACTATGCGCCGCGTTGGTTTATCCAGCGCCGCAATTTGCCCGATGGATGGATAGTCGCGATGCGACTAGCGGATCGCAGCAAGACACTGCTCGATTATCTGTTAGTGCCAACAATCCGCACCGATAGGAATACGATTAGGTTCTCCGAAAAGCTGCGCACCCGTTTCAGAATAGTTAGCTTCAAGACACCCGGGGCACTTGTTCGGTCCCTTAACCGACGCCTAGCCAGCTTGAACCCTGCCGCGCCAACCAAGCTAGGGCCGCCGAAAACACCGCGAAGAACAGGCCACCCCAAAAGATCGACCGGCCGCGCGCGGCGCTGACGGAGCGCAGATAGAGGATGGCGCCCAATATCTTGCCGTAGTTTTTTCTGAACTCGCCATTGAGCTTCGATATCTCAACGAGTTCCGAAGATTGATCGGACATTTGCGGCCTCCTGGAAATAACCCAGTGGCCTATAGACAACTGATTTGGGGGAAGAGTCAATTCAATTTCGGAAATTCAGAAATAGAAAAAACGAAAAGAAAGGCGCGAAGCCGATCGGCATGACCACGATGTTTCAGTACTTAGGCGCTCCCGCCTTAACGAGTCCGGTCGCGCCCGTTTAGCACCAGGGGCGCGGAAGCGTTGGGCAGCTAGTCGCGCCGCATACGAAGCGAACGGCCAAGCCTTCATTGATCAAGGTCGATCCAACGTCTACACCGTTGATTCGAAGCGTGCCGCAGCGGCGTCCGAAGTTGCAAGCATCTGTGCCTTCCGTACCGGGCGCGCACGAACACGCGACTTGCTGAAGGTCGGATCGGCCATTGCTGACAAGTTCGCGAAGCCGTCGTGTGGCGGCTTCGCCCTTTTGACGCTCAACTTCGCATCTGGCCCGGCTTCCCATTTCTGGCGCGTTGAAGCCAACAAGGCGGACGTTCGGCTTGCCATCCTCTAGACTGATCGTGTCGCCGTCTATCACGCGCACCGACAATGTAGTGGGTACGTCCGCCGGTCTCGCAGTTTTAGGTTTCAGCTTCGGCCATGCCTGAACAGCTACAAATCCAATCAGCACGCACAGAATGATCAGGCCAAAAAAGTAACGCGAGCCATGCCGTCGCGGTATCGCATCGGCAATCACTTTGAATCGCGTCGGCTTGGCCCTTTTTGTTCGACGAAATTTGTAAATGTTGTCGGGCATCTGCCAAGATTACGCACTGAGCGTTAATGCTAGATAAGCTTGGTGCAATCATTCTTTGGCATTGTCCAGCCGCGGAATTGCACCCCTTATTGATGTTGCTTCGCTGGCCAATCGATTCCGCCGCGAACGCCGATCTAGCCTACTGGGCTTTTCTGATTCTCTTTATGTCCAGACTTACAGAAGCGCGTTTTCGGTCTTGGTGAAATTGAATGCCTTCCGCTTCTAAGGCTCGCACTATTG belongs to Bradyrhizobium icense and includes:
- a CDS encoding recombinase family protein, which translates into the protein MKWIFRRFVDVKSEKAVARELNRHSIPPCSGERWTGPKITRILRNENYIGNIIYNRLSSKLGTKRVKNSSDKWVRSEGCIEPIVSVDDFLAARKIIAERRVDGLTEGEMLARLRRTLKKEGRLTPTIISKTVDLPSHHVYRAHFGTMRNAYRLVGYLPERNFEYMDSRCMWLHRLSELQSQVATQIKKAGGQVVLNGLADGLRVNGMVNIYFRIAQIEHPARDHYAPRWFIQRRNLPDGWIVAMRLADRSKTLLDYLLVPTIRTDRNTIRFSEKLRTRFRIVSFKTPGALVRSLNRRLASLNPAAPTKLGPPKTPRRTGHPKRSTGRARR
- a CDS encoding thermonuclease family protein: MPDNIYKFRRTKRAKPTRFKVIADAIPRRHGSRYFFGLIILCVLIGFVAVQAWPKLKPKTARPADVPTTLSVRVIDGDTISLEDGKPNVRLVGFNAPEMGSRARCEVERQKGEAATRRLRELVSNGRSDLQQVACSCAPGTEGTDACNFGRRCGTLRINGVDVGSTLINEGLAVRFVCGATSCPTLPRPWC